ACGAAGATCGGTAAACTGCCCAGAGCTTTAGTCCGGAGAGTAAACAATGGTCAACAGGTGGCGTGTGCTGGAAGCCGCACGAGAAATTCGCGCAGGTGCGGTGATTGCCTATCCAACCGAGGCAGTCTGGGGCCTGGGCTGCGACCCTTGGAACGAAGAAGCGGTGGACCGGTTGCTGGCGATCAAGAATCGCTCGGTGGACAAGGGCCTGATCCTGGTAGCCGACAATATCCGCCAGTTCGATTTCCTGTTCGAGGACTTCCCGGATACCTGGATCGACCGCATGGCCAGCACCTGGCCTGGGCCGAACACGTGGCTGGTGCCGCATCAGGATTTACTGCCGCAATGGGTCACCGGTGTGCATGACACCGTGGCGCTGCGGGTCAGCGATCACCCCTTGGTGCGCGATTTATGCGCGCAGGTGGGGCCGTTGATTTCCACCTCGGCAAACCCCCAGGGACGCCCGGCGGCTCGCTCGCGGATTCGTGTCGAGCAGTATTTCCGTGGGCAGGTGGACCTGGTGTTGGGTGGCGCCTTGGGTGGGCGCAAGAACCCTAGCCTGATTCGCAACCTCGCGACGGGTGAGGTGGTGCGGCCTTC
The genomic region above belongs to Pseudomonas sp. S35 and contains:
- a CDS encoding L-threonylcarbamoyladenylate synthase produces the protein MVNRWRVLEAAREIRAGAVIAYPTEAVWGLGCDPWNEEAVDRLLAIKNRSVDKGLILVADNIRQFDFLFEDFPDTWIDRMASTWPGPNTWLVPHQDLLPQWVTGVHDTVALRVSDHPLVRDLCAQVGPLISTSANPQGRPAARSRIRVEQYFRGQVDLVLGGALGGRKNPSLIRNLATGEVVRPS